In the Gymnodinialimonas sp. 202GB13-11 genome, one interval contains:
- a CDS encoding NIPSNAP family protein, protein MITCHITYQIDPMKTSDFEVYAQAWIPLVERFGGTHHGYFLPHEGPNDLAFAAFSFPSLAAYEAYRSDSMKDEDCKAAYDFAVRTNCIVRYDRHFLRPVLSGDLSGIKPSEA, encoded by the coding sequence ATGATCACCTGCCATATCACTTATCAGATTGATCCGATGAAAACATCTGACTTTGAAGTTTATGCACAAGCCTGGATCCCTCTTGTCGAGCGCTTTGGCGGTACGCACCATGGCTATTTCCTGCCCCACGAAGGGCCAAACGACCTTGCGTTTGCGGCGTTCTCTTTTCCGTCACTAGCTGCTTATGAGGCCTACCGTAGCGACAGCATGAAAGACGAAGACTGCAAGGCAGCTTATGACTTTGCGGTTCGGACAAACTGCATTGTGCGTTATGACCGCCACTTCCTGCGCCCCGTTCTGTCGGGGGATCTTAGCGGCATCAAACCCAGCGAGGCGTAA
- a CDS encoding pyridoxal phosphate-dependent aminotransferase, which translates to MPKGINKMTTTNLAQRTGNLRPSLIRDIAEEGMTMEGVLPLWFGEGTWPSPDHIVSSAQSALATGAHFYQPNSGNMALRGAVCAYTTALYGGPCPRERITVTASGMQGIALTAQALISPGDRVVTLQPAWPNIAEAFRISGAELDFVALEAKDGRWSLDMDRFLAALTPQTKAVLINSPHNPTGWAMPQSDLQLLLEHCRLHGIWIVSDDVYARLYRADTVAPSLVSIAALEDRVVSINSFSEAWSMTGWRLGWINAPAELGPVFAMLTEFNIAGPAGFVQAAGVTALSDGERDINDLKSKLASSYAVMVAALERIDGITFLQPDGAFYCFFRVDGMQGSLSTARHLLRHAKLGVAPGIAFGDAGEGFLRLCYAQPADRIEDAVDRLARGLPRAIQ; encoded by the coding sequence TTGCCCAAAGGTATCAACAAAATGACGACGACAAATCTCGCTCAGCGGACAGGCAATTTGAGGCCAAGCCTGATCCGGGACATCGCTGAAGAAGGCATGACTATGGAGGGGGTCTTGCCTCTTTGGTTTGGCGAAGGTACCTGGCCCTCCCCAGACCACATTGTGTCTTCCGCCCAGAGTGCCCTCGCCACTGGCGCACATTTTTACCAACCGAATAGTGGGAATATGGCTCTTAGGGGCGCGGTCTGTGCGTACACGACCGCACTATATGGTGGACCATGCCCTCGTGAGCGTATCACTGTGACAGCATCTGGCATGCAAGGGATAGCATTAACCGCGCAAGCCTTGATTTCGCCTGGCGACCGCGTCGTCACTCTACAACCAGCCTGGCCCAATATTGCCGAAGCATTTCGGATTTCCGGTGCCGAACTGGATTTTGTAGCGCTGGAGGCAAAGGATGGACGGTGGTCCCTCGATATGGATCGCTTTTTGGCGGCGCTTACACCCCAAACCAAGGCGGTACTGATAAATTCGCCGCACAACCCAACGGGTTGGGCCATGCCGCAATCGGATCTGCAATTGCTGCTGGAGCATTGTCGGCTGCACGGCATTTGGATTGTTTCAGACGATGTTTATGCCCGGCTCTACCGTGCGGACACCGTTGCGCCATCGCTTGTCAGCATCGCTGCGCTTGAAGACCGTGTGGTCTCGATCAACAGTTTTTCGGAGGCATGGTCCATGACGGGATGGCGTTTGGGCTGGATCAATGCTCCGGCGGAATTGGGGCCCGTCTTCGCCATGCTCACAGAGTTCAATATCGCGGGTCCCGCTGGCTTTGTTCAGGCCGCCGGGGTGACGGCTCTGTCAGATGGTGAGCGCGATATCAATGATCTGAAAAGCAAATTGGCAAGCAGCTATGCCGTTATGGTCGCGGCATTGGAACGCATCGATGGGATCACGTTCCTCCAACCGGATGGCGCTTTCTATTGCTTCTTTCGAGTGGACGGGATGCAAGGCAGCCTGAGCACGGCGCGCCATCTCTTGCGCCACGCAAAGCTTGGTGTCGCGCCAGGTATCGCTTTTGGCGATGCAGGCGAAGGGTTTTTACGACTTTGCTACGCGCAGCCAGCAGATCGTATTGAAGATGCAGTCGACCGCCTTGCACGCGGATTACCGCGGGCCATTCAATAA
- a CDS encoding tyrosine-type recombinase/integrase gives MPKGQLPAVTPNRKAWNKGRIIGQKRPLLPKQVWAIRARLELAGYLRDLALFNVAIDSKLRGCDLVKLAVSDLVKDDRVRERVSVIQSKTKRPVRFELTENTRETVLAWEKSPEMLACRFMFPSRFHDRPHISTRQYGRLVGDWVMAIGLEPSGYGTHLLRRTKAVKIYRKTGNLRAIQLLLGHTKVDSTVRYRGVELEDALSIAERIDI, from the coding sequence ATGCCAAAAGGCCAACTTCCTGCGGTCACCCCCAATCGCAAAGCCTGGAACAAAGGACGCATTATTGGTCAGAAGCGGCCCCTGTTGCCAAAACAGGTCTGGGCGATCCGAGCGCGGCTCGAACTGGCGGGTTATCTACGCGATCTGGCTTTGTTTAACGTCGCCATCGACAGCAAGCTGCGTGGCTGTGATCTGGTCAAACTGGCTGTTTCTGACCTTGTCAAAGATGACCGCGTTCGTGAACGCGTGTCAGTGATCCAGAGCAAGACCAAGCGGCCGGTACGGTTTGAACTGACGGAAAACACGCGTGAAACCGTCTTGGCCTGGGAAAAATCACCTGAGATGCTTGCGTGTCGGTTTATGTTCCCGAGCCGCTTCCATGACCGCCCGCATATCTCGACTCGCCAGTATGGACGGCTTGTTGGTGATTGGGTCATGGCGATTGGGTTAGAGCCAAGTGGATATGGCACCCATTTGCTCCGTCGGACAAAGGCAGTGAAGATCTACCGAAAGACCGGCAACCTCCGCGCGATCCAACTGCTGCTTGGTCACACAAAGGTCGACAGCACAGTGCGCTACCGTGGCGTCGAACTTGAAGATGCCCTGAGCATCGCTGAGCGTATCGACATCTGA
- a CDS encoding IS110 family transposase yields the protein MQVITIGFDLAKNVFQVRGIAATEEVVFNKPLRRAQFLPFFAKLEPCLIGMESCCSAHCWVRELTALGHEVRLIPPMYVKPYVKRGKSDAIDPDAICEAVTRPTMRFVPIKTVEQQSLLSLHQARDLLVRQRTRLINGLRGLVTDFGIYIPRGLARVIGLAEDITLGEFLDSPDIANEVIRNLSEQLMALHERVRRYENRLKQVAKEDARVRLLRTIPGVGEVTASAIFASIGDGHQFRNGREFAAWLGLTPANKSSRGKEKLGRITNMGDQYLRSLLVVGMTSLVRQTRSHPERASKWLTSLHERKPARVATVSMANKTARIVWAVLTRNEPYNPRAVAGDERNIELARPAR from the coding sequence ATGCAAGTTATTACTATCGGCTTTGATCTGGCGAAGAACGTATTCCAAGTCCGCGGGATCGCCGCCACGGAGGAAGTGGTGTTCAACAAGCCCCTGAGGCGGGCGCAGTTTTTGCCCTTCTTTGCGAAGTTAGAACCCTGCTTGATTGGCATGGAATCTTGCTGCAGCGCCCATTGTTGGGTCCGCGAGTTGACCGCCTTGGGCCACGAGGTGCGTTTGATCCCGCCGATGTATGTGAAACCCTACGTCAAGCGAGGAAAGTCAGACGCAATCGACCCTGACGCAATCTGTGAAGCAGTGACCCGACCGACGATGCGCTTTGTGCCGATCAAGACCGTTGAGCAGCAGTCGCTGTTATCACTGCATCAGGCGCGTGATCTTCTTGTTCGCCAAAGGACGCGATTGATCAATGGCTTGCGTGGTCTGGTCACCGACTTTGGCATCTACATCCCCAGAGGGCTGGCGCGCGTGATTGGTCTTGCTGAGGATATCACCTTGGGCGAATTTCTTGACTCGCCAGACATTGCCAACGAGGTGATCCGCAATCTGTCCGAACAGCTCATGGCTCTACACGAGCGGGTTCGCCGGTACGAAAATCGCCTGAAGCAGGTCGCCAAAGAAGATGCGCGTGTCCGCTTGTTGCGCACGATCCCTGGCGTTGGCGAAGTGACGGCATCTGCCATATTCGCCAGCATCGGAGATGGTCATCAGTTCAGGAACGGTCGAGAATTTGCAGCTTGGCTGGGGCTGACACCGGCAAACAAGTCCAGCCGAGGGAAAGAGAAGCTTGGTCGGATCACCAACATGGGCGATCAGTATCTGCGATCGTTGCTTGTCGTCGGCATGACCTCACTGGTCCGGCAGACCCGATCCCATCCGGAACGCGCCAGCAAGTGGCTGACGTCTTTGCACGAACGCAAACCTGCTCGCGTCGCAACTGTCTCGATGGCCAACAAGACAGCCCGGATCGTCTGGGCCGTCCTCACCCGCAACGAACCTTACAACCCACGCGCTGTCGCCGGAGACGAAAGGAACATCGAGCTAGCAAGACCCGCGAGATGA
- a CDS encoding SDR family NAD(P)-dependent oxidoreductase — protein MTQPENKHAVVTGGAQGLGLACAAKLADQGYALSLWDIDPDALRSAQEQFSATSNVTTYQVDICDAESVARAVSEGETTAGLISVLVHSAGIAGPNAPVADYDLAAWKSVIDIDLNGSFIVNKAVVPSMQQAGYGRIVNIASVAGKEGNPNASAYSAAKAGLIALTKSLGKELADRNIAVNCETPAAAKTRLFDQMSEEHIAYMLSKIPRGRFLDVQEAAEMIAWMASPENSFTTGAVFDLSGGRAPY, from the coding sequence ATGACACAACCAGAAAACAAACACGCCGTCGTCACAGGTGGTGCGCAAGGCCTTGGCCTTGCTTGCGCCGCCAAATTGGCAGACCAAGGATATGCCCTAAGCCTTTGGGACATCGACCCTGACGCGCTGCGATCCGCTCAGGAGCAGTTTTCTGCGACATCGAACGTGACAACCTATCAAGTCGACATTTGTGACGCCGAGAGCGTCGCGCGCGCAGTCTCTGAAGGGGAAACCACAGCTGGGCTCATTTCCGTGTTGGTTCACAGCGCCGGGATCGCAGGGCCGAATGCACCTGTTGCGGATTATGATTTGGCGGCATGGAAGTCTGTGATTGATATTGACCTGAACGGCAGCTTCATCGTGAACAAAGCGGTCGTACCCTCCATGCAGCAAGCGGGCTATGGTCGGATCGTCAATATTGCCTCTGTGGCTGGGAAAGAAGGCAACCCTAATGCGAGCGCTTATTCCGCAGCAAAAGCGGGGTTGATTGCCCTTACCAAATCTCTCGGCAAAGAGCTTGCGGATCGAAACATAGCTGTCAATTGCGAGACGCCTGCGGCGGCAAAAACACGGTTGTTCGATCAGATGAGCGAAGAGCACATTGCCTATATGCTGTCCAAGATTCCGCGCGGTCGGTTTCTAGATGTCCAAGAGGCCGCAGAAATGATCGCTTGGATGGCCTCCCCTGAAAACAGCTTCACAACTGGAGCGGTTTTTGACCTCTCTGGCGGGCGCGCACCCTACTAA
- a CDS encoding TetR/AcrR family transcriptional regulator, with amino-acid sequence MTETKPRNAHHHGNLKEALVTYTLSAADDGTLSDLSVRKAARDLGVSPGAAYRHFPDKDALMRSVAARGFDALADTFEAAVPFESTAKSAADARARFTRLAVAYAAFARCRTELWRLMFGPQGLAPAPISGRPSTYDWLKKCLHELAAFDVIASSRSEHHFFAWSAIHGLSDLQSSPAIVGETAEASIERQCDLIIAALAQVHGN; translated from the coding sequence ATGACAGAGACCAAGCCCCGCAACGCGCATCACCACGGAAATCTAAAGGAAGCGCTTGTAACCTATACACTTTCTGCGGCAGATGACGGCACCTTATCCGATTTATCCGTACGCAAGGCCGCGCGCGATCTTGGCGTCTCTCCAGGAGCCGCCTACCGCCACTTTCCCGACAAGGATGCACTGATGCGCTCTGTAGCAGCGCGGGGATTCGATGCCCTGGCAGACACTTTTGAGGCCGCAGTGCCATTCGAAAGCACCGCCAAAAGTGCAGCGGACGCGCGCGCGAGGTTCACCCGCCTAGCAGTTGCCTACGCCGCATTCGCACGCTGTCGGACAGAGTTGTGGCGGCTGATGTTTGGGCCCCAGGGGCTTGCACCGGCACCCATCTCGGGCAGACCTTCAACCTACGATTGGCTGAAAAAATGTCTCCACGAGTTGGCGGCGTTCGACGTCATCGCATCATCACGTTCTGAGCATCATTTCTTCGCTTGGTCGGCCATCCACGGGTTGTCTGATCTGCAAAGCTCTCCTGCGATTGTCGGAGAGACAGCCGAAGCTTCCATCGAGCGGCAATGCGATTTGATAATCGCCGCTCTTGCGCAGGTGCATGGAAACTAG
- a CDS encoding Lrp/AsnC family transcriptional regulator, with protein sequence MDKIDKKIVDLLQSDARRSHAKIAQDVGLATSSVTERIKKMVQSGTIRRWTVDVDYEAIGLPVMAMVYVFSTREGRQGAFHAKLVELPNILECHHVTGAWSYLLKVRAASIVDFERFMLEELQSLPCIEKTHSEIVLSSWQPNAVSSREPNAK encoded by the coding sequence ATGGACAAGATCGATAAAAAAATAGTGGACCTGCTACAAAGCGATGCTCGACGCTCACATGCGAAGATCGCACAAGATGTGGGTCTGGCGACGTCCTCTGTAACGGAGCGAATCAAGAAGATGGTGCAGTCCGGAACGATTCGGCGTTGGACGGTCGACGTGGACTACGAGGCGATCGGGCTACCGGTTATGGCCATGGTTTATGTCTTCTCGACGCGCGAGGGCCGGCAGGGTGCCTTTCATGCCAAACTCGTAGAACTGCCTAATATCCTTGAGTGCCATCACGTGACAGGCGCTTGGAGTTACCTGCTAAAGGTCAGGGCCGCCTCAATCGTCGATTTTGAGCGGTTCATGTTGGAAGAGCTCCAATCTTTGCCCTGTATCGAGAAGACCCACTCGGAAATCGTTTTATCGTCATGGCAACCCAACGCTGTCAGCAGCAGGGAGCCAAACGCAAAGTAG
- a CDS encoding GFA family protein: MGSGQVWFLSRVDESDVPNKDTLERGREASRLWEIENMKSLSGHCLCGSVSWRAADTILWAALCHCEDCRRASSSDYVSWFGVERDHVIWTGPRKTYRSSPNVERSFCGDCGSPLSFETKVFPSETHLYAATLVDPSVYQPTAHIFWSKRLPWIERQDALPKHAKGLQASAKAGQHLLSNQD; the protein is encoded by the coding sequence ATGGGGTCGGGTCAGGTATGGTTTTTGTCGCGCGTTGACGAGTCGGATGTACCGAACAAAGACACGCTAGAACGAGGACGGGAAGCTTCACGGCTATGGGAGATCGAAAACATGAAAAGTTTATCGGGGCACTGCCTTTGCGGCTCGGTCTCTTGGAGGGCCGCTGATACAATTCTGTGGGCGGCTCTTTGTCACTGTGAGGACTGTCGAAGAGCATCATCATCTGATTATGTCAGTTGGTTTGGCGTAGAGCGGGATCATGTCATATGGACAGGGCCTCGCAAAACTTATCGTTCATCGCCGAATGTGGAACGGAGCTTTTGCGGAGATTGCGGATCACCACTGTCGTTCGAGACAAAAGTCTTTCCCAGCGAAACGCATCTATATGCTGCAACTCTGGTTGACCCATCTGTGTATCAGCCGACTGCACATATTTTCTGGTCAAAACGATTACCATGGATCGAACGACAAGACGCGCTCCCCAAGCATGCGAAAGGTCTACAGGCCTCAGCCAAGGCAGGACAACATCTCCTGAGCAACCAAGACTAG
- a CDS encoding sensor histidine kinase produces the protein MNSPVEIHSLTWNVTPDLLGILDNDGVFIESNPSWLHTLGWEPEEIRSRTFFDFLHPDDVANNAAAFVEIKTGKPILDFENRYRHKDGTYRWLSWNAVPEGGNYFCSARDISAAKKNAASLQSREQEAALREQFIAVLGHDLRNPLTAIRSAANIMQREEQSERTSDMIAAIDGSVDRMAAIIADVMDFARSKLGSGLDVTVSNDVRLDDIVNQTVGEIALSNPAREIHRRIDFSGRVRGDKTRLSQLISNLLGNATTHGDPATPIRVSLGCEGEEVKLCVSNEGPCIPADKLQTIFEPFYTADPEEHTKGLGLGLFIVSQIAKAHGGKMAVTSKDGETSFEFSMPTMTN, from the coding sequence ATGAATTCGCCGGTAGAAATCCACAGTCTCACTTGGAATGTGACCCCTGATCTGTTGGGTATCTTGGACAATGACGGGGTCTTCATTGAAAGCAATCCATCGTGGCTACACACGCTCGGATGGGAGCCTGAAGAAATCCGAAGCCGAACATTTTTCGACTTTCTTCATCCCGATGATGTTGCGAACAATGCGGCTGCATTCGTTGAGATTAAGACAGGTAAGCCAATCCTGGACTTCGAGAACAGGTATCGGCACAAAGACGGTACCTATCGGTGGCTGTCATGGAATGCCGTTCCTGAAGGCGGAAATTACTTCTGCAGCGCAAGGGATATTTCCGCCGCAAAGAAGAACGCCGCCTCCTTGCAATCAAGGGAACAAGAAGCTGCTTTGAGAGAGCAGTTCATTGCTGTCTTGGGTCATGATCTTCGCAACCCGCTCACTGCAATTCGCTCAGCCGCGAACATCATGCAGCGTGAGGAACAATCCGAGCGGACGAGCGACATGATTGCCGCGATTGATGGGTCTGTGGATCGCATGGCCGCGATTATCGCAGATGTCATGGATTTCGCGAGATCGAAGCTTGGCAGCGGTCTTGATGTCACTGTATCGAACGATGTGCGCCTGGATGACATCGTAAACCAAACGGTTGGTGAAATCGCTTTGTCTAATCCAGCTAGGGAAATTCACCGCAGAATAGATTTTAGTGGACGTGTTCGGGGTGATAAAACCCGACTATCGCAGTTGATTTCGAACCTTTTGGGCAACGCAACTACACACGGAGACCCCGCCACACCGATCCGCGTCAGTCTTGGTTGTGAAGGTGAAGAAGTGAAGTTGTGCGTCTCGAACGAAGGCCCGTGCATCCCAGCGGACAAGTTACAGACGATCTTTGAGCCGTTTTATACAGCCGACCCGGAGGAGCATACGAAGGGTTTGGGTCTTGGCCTCTTTATCGTCTCGCAAATCGCGAAAGCACACGGCGGCAAAATGGCAGTCACTTCAAAAGACGGCGAAACGTCCTTCGAATTTTCGATGCCGACTATGACCAATTAA
- a CDS encoding NmrA/HSCARG family protein, with protein sequence MTYLILGATGLQGGAVARELLKRGQPIRVLTRRAGSSKAKALAKQGADVVEGDLSRPATLEPAFEGVAGVFSVQDFYAPGIGLVGELEQGRNVIAAAKAAGVRHIVQSSMGDGHTPGGPEHFVSKALLERDIKRSGLAWTLLGTVWFMDNLLNPEMKPHLLFPVLAGSLKADTKFQMLAIKDLGWIVAEALTDLDGWSGRKINLAGDVMTVPEMKRAYREVTGKRPKSWRIPAAMFRKLVPEFAQQLGWHNRVNFAFGPEELRAAKSDTVSFRVFLESHRIESM encoded by the coding sequence ATGACCTATCTGATTCTCGGTGCAACAGGGCTTCAAGGCGGCGCTGTCGCTCGCGAGTTGCTGAAGCGGGGCCAACCGATCCGCGTGCTCACCCGCCGGGCCGGATCATCCAAGGCCAAGGCATTGGCGAAGCAGGGCGCGGACGTTGTCGAGGGCGACCTGTCGCGCCCGGCCACCCTGGAACCGGCGTTCGAAGGTGTTGCAGGGGTCTTTTCGGTTCAGGACTTCTATGCACCCGGCATCGGTCTGGTCGGAGAGTTGGAGCAGGGCCGGAACGTAATTGCGGCCGCCAAGGCAGCGGGTGTGCGCCACATCGTCCAGTCCAGCATGGGCGATGGTCACACGCCGGGCGGGCCTGAGCATTTCGTTTCCAAAGCTCTGTTAGAGCGCGATATCAAACGAAGTGGCCTGGCCTGGACGCTTCTCGGCACTGTTTGGTTCATGGATAATCTTCTGAACCCCGAGATGAAGCCTCATCTGCTGTTTCCCGTTCTTGCCGGATCGCTCAAGGCCGACACGAAATTTCAGATGCTGGCGATCAAAGACCTCGGCTGGATCGTTGCCGAAGCTCTCACTGATCTCGACGGGTGGAGTGGTCGCAAGATCAACCTGGCTGGCGACGTGATGACCGTGCCGGAAATGAAACGCGCCTATCGCGAGGTTACGGGAAAACGCCCCAAGAGTTGGCGGATTCCGGCGGCTATGTTCCGTAAGCTGGTGCCAGAGTTCGCACAGCAACTCGGCTGGCATAACCGGGTGAACTTTGCCTTCGGACCGGAAGAGCTTCGTGCCGCAAAGTCGGACACCGTGAGCTTTCGCGTTTTTCTAGAGAGCCATCGGATTGAAAGCATGTAG
- a CDS encoding glycine cleavage T C-terminal barrel domain-containing protein, whose protein sequence is MQLQEPEGSLRRNETINISKDLMSLTIGIGPNIRKSAYFDSTLRDGVQSFSVYNHMLIPGHFGDPEGEYDRLLNSVAQWDVAAQRQVQMQGTDAGKLAQYLTPRDLTKTKVGQGRYVPLCDHQGWLINDPVLLKLSEETYWLSVADSDIHLWAAAIAQERGWDVRVTEPDVSPMAIQGPKAIDVAERLFGTMVYDLKNFGFIETTLNGIPLVLAKSGWSKQSGFEFYLRDSAKGAALWGVVKEAGQPFGIGPGAPNDIERLESGLISYGADIRWQHYPATPYEIGLGGLVNLEAGHEFIGRAALEAAHNSGPKRQRVGLVLDGTPAFPGHPCPVLRGSDEIGYVSEFAYSKRVGRTIGVGLVTLAHTGTGTNVMIELPYGTVAARIRKIPFV, encoded by the coding sequence GTGCAGTTGCAAGAACCCGAAGGCAGTCTGAGGCGCAACGAAACGATCAATATCTCGAAGGACCTTATGTCACTTACCATCGGTATCGGCCCGAACATCCGCAAATCGGCCTATTTTGACTCCACCCTCCGCGACGGGGTGCAGAGTTTTTCGGTCTACAACCACATGCTGATCCCGGGCCATTTCGGCGATCCCGAGGGTGAATATGATCGTTTATTGAACAGCGTCGCGCAATGGGATGTTGCCGCGCAACGACAGGTGCAGATGCAAGGCACTGACGCGGGCAAGCTGGCGCAATATCTGACACCGCGGGATCTGACGAAAACCAAGGTGGGACAAGGCCGCTACGTGCCGCTCTGCGATCATCAGGGCTGGCTGATCAACGACCCAGTGCTCTTGAAGCTGTCGGAGGAGACGTATTGGCTGTCGGTGGCCGACAGCGACATTCACCTTTGGGCCGCGGCCATCGCGCAGGAGCGGGGGTGGGATGTTCGCGTAACTGAGCCAGACGTCTCACCCATGGCCATCCAAGGGCCGAAAGCGATTGATGTTGCAGAGCGGCTCTTCGGGACCATGGTGTACGACCTCAAAAATTTCGGATTCATCGAAACGACTCTGAATGGCATTCCCCTCGTACTGGCAAAATCGGGATGGTCCAAGCAGAGCGGCTTTGAATTTTACCTGCGGGACAGCGCCAAAGGTGCCGCGCTGTGGGGCGTTGTGAAGGAGGCCGGGCAGCCCTTCGGGATCGGGCCAGGCGCGCCCAATGATATCGAGCGGCTGGAAAGCGGGCTCATCTCCTACGGGGCGGACATCCGCTGGCAGCACTACCCTGCAACTCCATATGAGATCGGGCTTGGCGGTCTGGTGAACCTTGAGGCGGGGCATGAATTTATCGGTCGTGCTGCGCTTGAGGCTGCGCACAATTCCGGCCCGAAGCGGCAGCGCGTGGGGCTTGTCCTGGACGGCACACCCGCCTTTCCCGGGCACCCCTGCCCTGTCCTGCGTGGGTCGGATGAAATCGGCTATGTCAGCGAATTTGCCTATTCAAAGCGTGTCGGTCGGACGATTGGTGTTGGTCTCGTCACCTTGGCCCATACCGGGACGGGCACGAATGTGATGATTGAACTGCCCTACGGCACCGTAGCGGCCCGGATCCGCAAGATTCCCTTCGTCTGA
- a CDS encoding cyclase family protein, with protein sequence MVHPLWKLRFDLERGQFVDLTHAFHPGIPHGAGFDDEVRETLFDHTPGVGSIGDGFLVHKHTIVGQWGTHVDPPIHFVDGGRALDDIPVSDMVLPLCVIDCTTQAQQDADYTLAVSDILNWEAEHGPLPEGAFVAMRTGWSKRWPDAARMRPLDASGCARFPGWGCQALTFLAQERNVTAIGHETTDTDPGVKAGRGNFEAEALWLAYDKYQIELLAGLDLVPNAGALILRVFQRSKAGPDFQRAPLPFAQRYQQNDDDKSRSADRQFEAKPDPGHR encoded by the coding sequence GTGGTTCACCCACTTTGGAAATTGCGCTTTGATCTAGAGCGGGGTCAGTTCGTTGACCTGACACACGCGTTTCATCCCGGAATTCCGCACGGCGCCGGTTTTGATGACGAAGTCAGAGAGACGTTGTTTGACCACACGCCTGGCGTCGGATCCATAGGTGACGGGTTCTTGGTGCACAAGCACACAATCGTCGGTCAATGGGGCACGCATGTTGATCCGCCGATCCACTTTGTAGATGGCGGGCGCGCCCTTGATGACATTCCAGTTTCCGATATGGTTTTGCCGCTCTGCGTGATCGACTGCACAACGCAGGCGCAACAAGATGCCGACTATACGTTGGCTGTTTCGGACATCCTGAACTGGGAGGCGGAGCACGGACCTCTCCCGGAAGGGGCCTTTGTTGCGATGCGTACAGGATGGTCCAAACGATGGCCTGACGCTGCGAGAATGCGGCCTCTGGATGCGTCTGGTTGCGCCAGGTTTCCTGGCTGGGGATGCCAGGCCCTCACGTTTCTCGCGCAAGAGCGGAACGTCACGGCGATTGGCCATGAGACAACCGACACGGACCCTGGCGTGAAGGCCGGTCGCGGTAACTTCGAAGCTGAGGCGCTTTGGCTGGCATATGACAAGTATCAGATTGAGCTTCTCGCAGGTCTCGATCTGGTTCCCAATGCCGGCGCTTTGATCTTGCGAGTTTTCCAAAGGTCAAAGGCGGGTCCGGATTTCCAGCGCGCGCCTTTGCCATTTGCCCAAAGGTATCAACAAAATGACGACGACAAATCTCGCTCAGCGGACAGGCAATTTGAGGCCAAGCCTGATCCGGGACATCGCTGA
- a CDS encoding alpha/beta fold hydrolase, producing MTRIEPATRISHMVETELGRLHVLETGTGDRMILLWPSIFTDHRIYDGIVDRLATSYRFLLIDGPAHGRSEGGETEFSMEACANALGQVMDHFSLQSAIIGGTSWGGITAAHLTLATPERVEALILMNTPMEIDAAKPGLKARFIASGARWMLPMAFFRDGVANSFFTPEVLKANQTYTTSFHAMLRAAQPSHLAAAIRSVILRGKPLKDRMAELSVPTFVIAGREDEMYPISVQAEAALLAPKGHFEPVGGKHISVVERPEEVSAILKTFIAREVGQ from the coding sequence ATGACACGAATTGAACCCGCTACGCGTATCTCTCACATGGTCGAGACGGAACTGGGGCGGTTGCACGTTCTGGAAACAGGGACCGGAGACAGAATGATCCTGCTCTGGCCGTCCATCTTCACTGATCATCGAATCTATGACGGGATCGTTGACCGTCTGGCCACTTCCTATCGGTTCCTACTGATCGATGGCCCCGCCCACGGACGGAGCGAGGGAGGCGAAACGGAGTTCTCGATGGAAGCCTGCGCCAATGCGTTGGGCCAGGTCATGGATCATTTCAGTCTTCAGAGCGCCATCATCGGCGGGACGTCCTGGGGCGGCATCACAGCCGCGCATCTCACTTTGGCGACACCTGAGCGTGTCGAGGCGCTTATTCTCATGAACACACCCATGGAGATCGACGCTGCAAAACCCGGTCTTAAGGCGCGCTTTATCGCAAGCGGTGCGCGGTGGATGCTGCCCATGGCCTTCTTTCGGGATGGTGTCGCAAATAGCTTCTTCACGCCAGAAGTCTTAAAGGCAAATCAGACCTACACGACGTCCTTTCATGCAATGCTAAGAGCCGCGCAACCGTCACATTTGGCCGCTGCAATTCGATCTGTCATTCTGCGTGGCAAGCCGTTGAAAGATCGCATGGCCGAGTTAAGCGTGCCGACATTCGTGATTGCCGGGAGGGAAGACGAGATGTACCCGATCTCGGTCCAAGCCGAGGCCGCTTTGCTCGCGCCAAAGGGCCACTTTGAACCGGTCGGAGGCAAACACATCTCGGTAGTCGAACGGCCCGAAGAGGTATCCGCCATTCTAAAAACCTTTATTGCGCGGGAGGTCGGCCAATGA